DNA from Stutzerimonas decontaminans:
CGCTGCGCGCGGCGAGCAGACGATCCGGCTGCCTGGCGCTGATCACCGCCAGACCATAGGCGCCATGCAGCTCCTTGACCGCCGCCTTGAGCGCTGCAGTGAGATCGCCTAGCGCTTCCAGCTTGTGGTGCAGCAGGTGCACGATGACTTCGGTATCGGTGTCGGAGACGAACACATAGCCCATGTCCTTGAGCTGAGCGCGCAACGCCTCGTGATTCTCGATGATGCCGTTATGCACCACGGCGAGGTCATCGCCGGAGAAATGCGGATGGGCATTGCGCTCGCAGGGCGCACCGTGTGTTGCCCAGCGGGTATGCGCGATGCCCAGGCGGCCGACCAGCGGCGTCTGTTGCTGTGCCAGCTCCAGTTCGGCGACCTTGCCGTTGCGACGCAGACGCTCCAGCATGCCGCTGTCGTTCAGCACGGCCACCCCGGCGCTGTCGTAGCCCCGGTATTCCAGGCGCTTGAGGCCTTCAAGAAGGATCGCAGTGATGTTGCGTTCGGCGACGGCGCCAACGATGCCACACATAGTCAGGTCTCCAGATTGGGTTCGACAGCCACGCAGATCAGCTTTACGCCGCGGGCCAGGATGCTGGTGCGCGCCTCGTCGCTGAGGCGCTCATCGGTAATCAGGGTGTGCACGCTGCCCCACGGCAGCTCGAGATTGGGAATGCGCCGACCGATCTTGTCGGCCTCGGCGAGCACGATGACCTCACGCGCCACGTCGGCCATCACGCGCGACAATCCCAGCAGCTCGTTGAACGTAGTGGTACCGCGCTCCAGGTCGATGCCGTCGGCGCCGATGAACAACTGGTCGAAGTCGTAGGAACGCAGCACCTGTTCGGCGACCTGGCCCTGGAAGGACTCCGAATGCGGGTCCCAGGTGCCGCCAGTCATCAGCAGTACTGGCTCATGCTCGAGTTCGCGCAGGGCGTTGACCACGTTCAGCGAGTTGGTCATCACCACCAGACCGTGCTTATGGCCCAGCTGCGGGATCATCGCGGCGGTGGTGGTACCGCTGTCGATGATGATCCGCGCATGTTCGCGAATGCAGCCGACCGCGGCGCCGGCGATAGCCTGCTTCCAGGGTGAAACGGGCTGTACGCTGTCGCCGATCAGCTCCTGGGGCAGCGGCACCGCACCGCCATATCGCCGCAGCAGCAGACCATTCTTCTCCAGCGCGGCGAGGTCCTTGCGGATGGTGACTTCCGAGGTTTCGAAGCGCCGGGACAGCTCATCGACGCTGACCTCGCCGCGCTCGTTGAGCAGCGCGAGAATCCCGTGGCGGCGTTGAGGAGTATTGCGCTTCGACATTGCTATGTTTCGATTCGAAAGTTAATGGCGCGAATCAAAACATAAGCGTTCGCGGGCTGCAAGCGCGGCATTGGCCTAAGCGAAGAGCGGCAAGCCTGTTCAGCTGAGTGTCAGCTTGACGCCGAAGCCGATCAGGAACAGCCCGGCGAGCTTCTCCAATCCGCGCGCGATGCTGGGATTGGCCCGCATGCGCTCGGCGAGACGGTGAGTAAGCAGGACCACCAGCAAACCGTAGAGAAAGGTCAGCAGCATGATGGTGACCGCCATGAAGGCGAAGGTGCTCAGCCCCTGGTGGCGCTGCGGATCGATGAACAGCGGGAAGAAGGCCATGTAGAAGACGATGGCCTTGGGGTTGAACAGCGTGATCAGCAGCGTCTGCCACAGGTAACGGCGCGGCTTGATCGTCAGTGTCGGCGCAGCGCCCGGCTTGGCCAGCACCATGCGCGCGCCGAGCCAGATCAGATAGGCCGCCCCCAACCACTGCACCAGATGGAAAGCCGTCGGGTAGGCCTTGAGCAGCGCAGCAACGCCGGCGACCGCCAGCCACATCAGCACCTGGTCGCCGAAGATGATGCCGAACGTCGAAGCCAAGCCACCGCGGATGCCACCCTTGCCGGTGGAGAGGATCAGCGCGAGATTGCCCGGACCGGGAATGGCCAGGAGGATGATGAAGGCCACCACGAAGGCGCCGTAGTCAGTTACGCCGAACATTGCTATCACCCGCCCGATCCGGGGTTGAGGCTGGGTTGCTGATCCCAGCCCTCTTATCTGCCCATCACTTCTTGGTCGGCCGCTGCCAGCCTTCGATATTGCGCTGACGCCCACGACCAAGCCCGAGGGTGTGTGCCGGCACGTCTTCGGTGATGGTCGAGCCAGCACCGGTAGTGGCGCCGTCGCCCAGATGCAGCGGCGCCACCAGCGAGCTGTTGGAGCCGATAAAGACGTCCTCGCCCATTACTGTCTTGAACTTGTTGGCGCCATCGTAGTTGCAGGTGATGGTGCCGGCGCCGATGTTGGTCCGCGCGCCGATCTCGGCGTCGCCCAGGTAGCTGAGATGCCCGGCCTTGGCGCCGTCACCGAGTACCGCGTTCTTCAGCTCGACGAAGTTGCCCACGTGCGCTTTGGCACCCAGCACGCTGCCGGGACGCAGGCGCGCGAATGGCCCGCAATCCGCGCCCTCGCCGACTACCGCACCCTCCAGATGGGAGTTGGCCTTGATGATCGCGCCACGGCGCAGGGTGCTGTCCTTGATCACGCAGTTCGGCCCGATCTGCACATCGTCTTCGATGACCACCGTGCCTTCCAGCACCACATTCACATCGATCAGCACATCACGGCCGACACTGAGCTCCCCGCGCACGTCGAAGCGCGCCGGATCGCGCAGCGTGACGCCTTGCGCCATCAGGCGCCGGGCCGCGCGCTGCTGGTAGTGGCGCTCTAGCTCGGCCAGCTGGATGCGGTCGTTGGCGCCCTGCACTTCCATCGTATCCAGCGGCTGCTCGGTGGCCACGCGCAGGCCATCGGCCACGGCCATGGCGATCACATCCGTCAGGTAGTACTCGCCCTGGGCGTTACTGTTGGACAGGCGACCCAGCCATTCGCCGATACGACTTCCCGGAACCGCGAGAATCCCCGTATTGCCTTCGCGGATCGCCTTCTGCTCGTCGCTGGCATCCTTATGCTCGACGATGGCCTGCACTTCGCCGCGTGGGTCACGGACGATCCGGCCATAGCCGGTCGGGTCATCCAGCGTAACCGTCAGCAGCGCCAGCTGCTCCGGCCCGACCTTCTGCAGCAGGCGCTGTAGCGTTTCGGCATCGATCAGCGGCACATCGCCATAGAGGATCAGCACGCGCTCGGCCGACAGATTCGGCAACGCCTGGGCCACTGCATGCCCGGTACCCAGCTGCTCGGCTTGAACCACGTAGTCCAGGTCATCACCGGCCAGCCGCTGGCGCACCTGCTCGGCACCGTGGCCGATGACCACTTGAATGCTCTGCGGCTGCAGCGCGCGGGCCGTGTCGATGACGTGCCCGAGCATGGATTTTCCGGCAACCGGGTGCAGTACCTTGGGCAGTGCCGAGCGCATGCGGGTGCCCTGGCCAGCGGCGAGAATGACGATATCGAGAGACATGCAGCGATTCCTGAACGGTATCGGCCCGGCAGTTCACCCGTGCGTCTTTCCAGGGTGCAACTGGCGTCGGTGCCGTCAAATGGCAGAAAAAGAAAAAGGGTAGCCAAGGCTACCCTTTTACTCGTGCGCGATGAAGTCGCGAGTCGATCAGTGCCGACCGTACTTCTTGCGCATTGCCTCGATGGTTCGCAGCTGGGCTGCGGCCTCGGCCAGGCGAGCGGCAGCGGAGCCGTAATCGAACTCCGCGCCCTTCTCGTGCAGGGCCTTCTCGGCAGCTTTGACGGCAGCCTGAGCGGCAGCTTCGTCGATGTCCTTGGCGCGCGTAGCGGTATCGGCGAGAACCTTCACCATGTTCGGCTGCACTTCGATGAAGCCGCCGGAGATGTAGAAGATCTCCTCGTCACCACCCTGCTTGATCACTCGAACCGGACCCGGCTTGAGATCGGTCAGCAGCGGCGCGTGACCCGGCAGAACGCCGATGTCACCCAGGTTGCCGTGGGCGACGACCATTTCCACCAGCCCCGAGAACAGCTCTTCTTCCGCACTGACGATGTCGCAATGCACTGTCATAGCCATGTTCATGCCTCGGTAATCAGCCTGGCCCGCAGCTGCCGGTCAGGCTGGTTGGCGCCCGCGAACGGGCGCGCCAGTTACAGTTTCTTGGCTTTCTCGATGGCTTCGTCGATGCTGCCGACCATGTAGAACGCCTGTTCCGGCAGATGGTCGTAGTCGCCATTGAGGATGCCGGAGAAACCACGGATGGTTTCCTTCAGCGGAACGTACTTGCCTGGCGAGCCAGTGAAGACTTCGGCCACGAAGAACGGCTGGGACAGGAAGCGCTGGATCTTACGAGCACGGGATACCAGCTGCTTGTCGGTCTCGGACAGTTCGTCCATACCGAGGATCGCGATGATGTCCTTCAGCTCCTTGTAGCGCTGCAGCACGTACTGAACGCCGCGAGCGGTGTCGTAGTGCTCCTGACCGATGACCAGCGGATCCAGCTGACGCGAAGTCGAGTCGAGCGGATCGACCGCCGGGTAGATACCCAGGGAGGCGATGTCACGCGACAGTACGACGGTGGCGTCGAGGTGGGCGAAGGTGGTCGCCGGGCTCGGGTCGGTCAAGTCATCCGCAGGTACGTATACGGCCTGTACCGAGGTGATCGAGCCGTTCTTGGTGGAGGTGATGCGCTCCTGCAGAACGCCCATCTCTTCGGCCAGAGTCGGCTGGTAACCCACCGCGGAAGGCATACGACCCAGCAGTGCGGATACTTCGGTACCGGCGAGGGTGTAACGGTAGATGTTGTCGACGAACAACAGTACGTCACGGCCTTCGTCACGGAACTTCTCGGCCATGGTCAGGCCGGTCAGTGCCACGCGCAGACGGTTTCCTGGCGGCTCGTTCATCTGGCCGTAAACCAGGGCAACCTTGTCCAGAACGTTGGAGTCCTTCATCTCGTGATAGAAGTCGTTACCTTCACGAGTACGCTCACCCACACCGGCGAACACGGAGTAACCGCTGTGCTCCATCGCGATGTTACGGATCAGCTCCATCATGTTTACGGTCTTGCCGACACCGGCACCGCCGAACAGACCGACCTTACCGCCCTTGGCGAACGGGCAAACCAGGTCGATAACCTTGATGCCGGTTTCCAGCAGCTCGTTGCCGCCAGCCTGCTCTGCATAGGACGGAGCAGCGCGGTGGATGGTCCAGCGCTCTTCTTCGCCGATCGGGCCGGCTTCGTCGATGGGATTACCCAGGACGTCCATGATGCGACCCAGGGTCTGCTTGCCGACCGGTACGGAGATACCGGTGCCGGTGTTGACGACGTCCAGGCCACGCTTGAGGCCTTCGGTCGAACCCATGGCGATGGTACGGACAATGCCGTCGCCCAGCTGCTGCTGGACTTCCAGGGTGGTCTCGGCGCCTTGAACTTTCAGCGCGTCATAGACGTTCGGTACCACATCGCGCGGAAATTCCACGTCGATAACGGCGCCGATGATTTGAACGATACGTCCGCTACTCATGTTTGGTTCCTCTGAATATTTGAACCGTTCTTAAACCGCGGCAGCGCCGCCGACGATTTCCGAAATTTCCTGAGTGATCGCAGCCTGACGGGCCTTGTTGTAGACCAGTTGCAGGTCGCCGATCAGCTCACCGGCGTTGTCGGTTGCGTTCTTCATGGCAATCATCCGCGCGGCCTGTTCAGCTGCGCCGTTCTCAACCACCGCCTGATAGGCCTGGGACTCGATGAACCGTACCAGCAGAGCATCCAGCAGCTGCTGGGCGTCCGGCTCGTAGAGGTAGTCCCACTGACCTTTCTTGACCGGCTCGGCGTTCTCGTCTGCGGCCAGCGGCAGCAGTTGGTCGACCGTGGGCTTCTGGGTCATGGTGTTGATGAACTTGTTGGATACCAGGTACAAGCGATCGATACGGCCGTTATGGAAGCCGTCCAGCATGACCTTGACGCTGCCGATCAGATCATTGATCGACGGCTCTTCGCCGAGGTTGCCGATCGCTGCGACGACGTTGCCGCCGAAGCTGCGGAAGAAGCTCGCGCCTTTGTTGCCGATCACGCACAGGTCGACTTCGACCTTCTGATCGTGCCACTCCTTCATGTTCTTGATCAGGACCTTGAACAGGTTGATGTTCAGGCCACCGCAAAGACCACGATCGGTCGACACGACGATGTAGCCGACACGCTTGACCGGACGCTCTACCATGAACGGATGACGGTATTCCGGGTTGGCAAAGGCCAGATGGCCGATTACCTGCCGGATCCGCTCCGCATAAGGGCGGCTGGCAGCCATGCGCATCTGTGCCTTGCGCATCTTGCTGACCGCCACCTTTTCCATGGCGCTGGTGATCTTCTGCGTGCTTTTGATGCTCGCAATCTTGCTGCGAATCTCTTTTGCGCCTGCCATTTGACACCTATCGGGTTAGCAGGCGGGAGCCTCACGGCTCCCGCTGCGGCTTACCAGCTTTGAGTGGCCTTGAACTTCTCGATACCGGCCTTCAGGCCTGCGTCGATTTCGTCATTGAAGTCACCCTTCACGTTGATCTTCGCCATCAGATCGGCGAACTCGCGGTTGAAGAAGGCGATCAGGGCCTGCTCGAAGGCGCCAACCTTGGCCACTTCCACGTCCGTCAGGAAACCGCGCTCGGCGGCGTACAGGGACAGGGACATGTCGGCGATGGACATCGGCGCGTACTGCTTCTGCTTCATCAGCTCGGTAACGCGCTGACCATGCTCCAGCTGCTTGCGGGTTGCTTCGTCGAGATCCGAAGCGAACTGCGCGAATGCAGCCAGTTCACGGTACTGAGCCAGAGCGGTACGGATACCACCAGACAGCTTCTTGACGATCTTGGTCTGAGCAGCACCACCCACGCGAGATACCGAGATACCGGCGTTGACGGCCGGACGGATACCTGCGTTGAACATGGCCGATTCCAGGAAGATCTGACCGTCGGTGATCGAAATCACGTTGGTCGGAACGAACGCGGAAACATCGCCCGCCTGGGTTTCGATGATCGGCAGAGCGGTCAGCGAACCGGTTTTGCCAGTTACCGCACCGTTGGTGAACTTCTCGACATACTCTTCGGAAACGCGCGACGCACGCTCCAGCAGGCGGCTGTGGAGATAGAACACGTCGCCTGGGTAGGCTTCACGTCCCGGCGGACGACGCAGCAGCAGGGAGATCTGGCGGTACGCCACAGCCTGCTTGGACAGATCGTCATACACGATCAGCG
Protein-coding regions in this window:
- a CDS encoding DeoR/GlpR family DNA-binding transcription regulator translates to MSKRNTPQRRHGILALLNERGEVSVDELSRRFETSEVTIRKDLAALEKNGLLLRRYGGAVPLPQELIGDSVQPVSPWKQAIAGAAVGCIREHARIIIDSGTTTAAMIPQLGHKHGLVVMTNSLNVVNALRELEHEPVLLMTGGTWDPHSESFQGQVAEQVLRSYDFDQLFIGADGIDLERGTTTFNELLGLSRVMADVAREVIVLAEADKIGRRIPNLELPWGSVHTLITDERLSDEARTSILARGVKLICVAVEPNLET
- a CDS encoding LysE family transporter yields the protein MFGVTDYGAFVVAFIILLAIPGPGNLALILSTGKGGIRGGLASTFGIIFGDQVLMWLAVAGVAALLKAYPTAFHLVQWLGAAYLIWLGARMVLAKPGAAPTLTIKPRRYLWQTLLITLFNPKAIVFYMAFFPLFIDPQRHQGLSTFAFMAVTIMLLTFLYGLLVVLLTHRLAERMRANPSIARGLEKLAGLFLIGFGVKLTLS
- the glmU gene encoding bifunctional UDP-N-acetylglucosamine diphosphorylase/glucosamine-1-phosphate N-acetyltransferase GlmU, with the protein product MSLDIVILAAGQGTRMRSALPKVLHPVAGKSMLGHVIDTARALQPQSIQVVIGHGAEQVRQRLAGDDLDYVVQAEQLGTGHAVAQALPNLSAERVLILYGDVPLIDAETLQRLLQKVGPEQLALLTVTLDDPTGYGRIVRDPRGEVQAIVEHKDASDEQKAIREGNTGILAVPGSRIGEWLGRLSNSNAQGEYYLTDVIAMAVADGLRVATEQPLDTMEVQGANDRIQLAELERHYQQRAARRLMAQGVTLRDPARFDVRGELSVGRDVLIDVNVVLEGTVVIEDDVQIGPNCVIKDSTLRRGAIIKANSHLEGAVVGEGADCGPFARLRPGSVLGAKAHVGNFVELKNAVLGDGAKAGHLSYLGDAEIGARTNIGAGTITCNYDGANKFKTVMGEDVFIGSNSSLVAPLHLGDGATTGAGSTITEDVPAHTLGLGRGRQRNIEGWQRPTKK
- a CDS encoding F0F1 ATP synthase subunit epsilon, which translates into the protein MAMTVHCDIVSAEEELFSGLVEMVVAHGNLGDIGVLPGHAPLLTDLKPGPVRVIKQGGDEEIFYISGGFIEVQPNMVKVLADTATRAKDIDEAAAQAAVKAAEKALHEKGAEFDYGSAAARLAEAAAQLRTIEAMRKKYGRH
- the atpD gene encoding F0F1 ATP synthase subunit beta, which encodes MSSGRIVQIIGAVIDVEFPRDVVPNVYDALKVQGAETTLEVQQQLGDGIVRTIAMGSTEGLKRGLDVVNTGTGISVPVGKQTLGRIMDVLGNPIDEAGPIGEEERWTIHRAAPSYAEQAGGNELLETGIKVIDLVCPFAKGGKVGLFGGAGVGKTVNMMELIRNIAMEHSGYSVFAGVGERTREGNDFYHEMKDSNVLDKVALVYGQMNEPPGNRLRVALTGLTMAEKFRDEGRDVLLFVDNIYRYTLAGTEVSALLGRMPSAVGYQPTLAEEMGVLQERITSTKNGSITSVQAVYVPADDLTDPSPATTFAHLDATVVLSRDIASLGIYPAVDPLDSTSRQLDPLVIGQEHYDTARGVQYVLQRYKELKDIIAILGMDELSETDKQLVSRARKIQRFLSQPFFVAEVFTGSPGKYVPLKETIRGFSGILNGDYDHLPEQAFYMVGSIDEAIEKAKKL
- the atpG gene encoding F0F1 ATP synthase subunit gamma, encoding MAGAKEIRSKIASIKSTQKITSAMEKVAVSKMRKAQMRMAASRPYAERIRQVIGHLAFANPEYRHPFMVERPVKRVGYIVVSTDRGLCGGLNINLFKVLIKNMKEWHDQKVEVDLCVIGNKGASFFRSFGGNVVAAIGNLGEEPSINDLIGSVKVMLDGFHNGRIDRLYLVSNKFINTMTQKPTVDQLLPLAADENAEPVKKGQWDYLYEPDAQQLLDALLVRFIESQAYQAVVENGAAEQAARMIAMKNATDNAGELIGDLQLVYNKARQAAITQEISEIVGGAAAV
- the atpA gene encoding F0F1 ATP synthase subunit alpha codes for the protein MQQLNPSEISEIIKQRIEKSNVAAQARNEGTVVSVSDGIVRIYGLADVMYGEMIEFPGGIFGMALNLEQDSVGAVVLGNYLGLTEGMSAKCTGRILEVPVGPELLGRVVDALGNPIDGKGPINAQATDAVEKVAPGVIWRKSVDQPVQTGYKSVDAMIPVGRGQRELIIGDRQIGKTALAIDAIINQKNSGIRCVYVAIGQKQSTIANVVRKLEEHGALHNTIVVAASASESAALQYLAPYAGCTMGEYFRDRGEDALIVYDDLSKQAVAYRQISLLLRRPPGREAYPGDVFYLHSRLLERASRVSEEYVEKFTNGAVTGKTGSLTALPIIETQAGDVSAFVPTNVISITDGQIFLESAMFNAGIRPAVNAGISVSRVGGAAQTKIVKKLSGGIRTALAQYRELAAFAQFASDLDEATRKQLEHGQRVTELMKQKQYAPMSIADMSLSLYAAERGFLTDVEVAKVGAFEQALIAFFNREFADLMAKINVKGDFNDEIDAGLKAGIEKFKATQSW